The following proteins are encoded in a genomic region of Cygnus olor isolate bCygOlo1 chromosome 11, bCygOlo1.pri.v2, whole genome shotgun sequence:
- the ST8SIA2 gene encoding alpha-2,8-sialyltransferase 8B, translating to MPLPCRGWTLALLTLLVGFLIFADISEIEEEGSGSSGGRGTIRSAVNSLHSKSNRAEVVINDSSSPAVVDRSNESIKHDIKPASSKWRHNQTLSLKIRKQILKFLDAEKDISVLKGTLKPGDIIHYVFDRDSTMNVSQNLYELLPRTSPLKGKQFPSCAIVGNSGVLLSSGCGPEIDAHSFVIRCNLAPVQEYSQDVGMKTDLVTMNPSVIQRAFEDLVNETWREKLLQRLHSLNGSILWIPAFMAKGGKERVEWVNELILKHRINVRTAYPSLRLLHAVRGYWLTNKVHIKRPTTGLLMYTLATRFCNRIHLYGFWPFPLDQNQHPVKYHYYDSLKYGYTSQASPHTMPLEFKALKTLHQQGALKLTVGECDGATT from the exons ATGCCGCTGCCGTGCCGGGGCTGGACGCTGGCTTTGCTCACGCTGCTCGTCGGCTTCCTCATCTTCGCCGACATCTCCGAGATCGAGGAGGAGGGCAGCGG GAGTTCTGGAGGCAGAGGTACAATCAGATCAGCTGTGAACAGCTTACATAGCAAATCTAATAG agCTGAAGTAGTAATAAATGACTCTTCGTCTCCAGCTGTTGTTGACAGAAGTAATGAAAGCATTAAGCACGACATTAAACCAGCCTCATCCAAATGGAGACACAACCAGACACTCTCTTTGAAGATCAG GAAACAGATCTTGAAGTTCCTGGATGCAGAGAAGGATATTTCGGTGCTGAAGGGGACGCTGAAGCCGGGGGACATCATCCACTACGTCTTTGACAGGGACAGCACCATGAACGTCTCGCAGAACCTGTACGAGCTGCTGCCCCGCACCTCGCCCCTCAAGGGCAAGCAGTTCCCCTCCTGTGCCATCGTGGGCAACTCGGGGGTCCTGCTCAGCAGTGGCTGCGGCCCCGAGATCGATGCACACAGCTTCGTGATCAG GTGCAACCTGGCCCCCGTCCAGGAGTACTCACAGGACGTGGGCATGAAGACAGACCTGGTGACCATGAACCCATCGGTCATCCAGCGAGCCTTCGAGGACCTGGTGAACGAGACGTGGCgggagaagctgctgcagcGCCTGCACAGCCTCAACGGCAGCATCCTGTGGATCCCGGCGTTCATGGCCAAGGGGGGCAAGGAGCGCGTGGAGTGGGTGAACGAGCTCATCCTGAAGCACCGCATCAACGTCAGGACTGCCTACCCCTCACTGCGCCTGCTACACGCTGTCCGAGG GTACTGGCTGACCAACAAGGTGCACATCAAGCGACCCACCACCGGCCTCCTCATGTACACCCTAGCCACTCGCTTCTGCAACCGCATCCACCTCTACGGCTTCTGGCCCTTCCCCCTGGACCAGAACCAGCACCCGGTCAAGTACCACTACTACGACAGCCTCAAGTACGGCTACACCTCGCAGGCCAGCCCGCACACCATGCCCTTGGAGTTCAAAGCCTTAAAGACTCTGCACCAGCAGGGAGCCTTGAAGCTGACTGTGGGGGAGTGCGACGGGGCCACCACGTAG